One part of the Treponema peruense genome encodes these proteins:
- a CDS encoding BMP family ABC transporter substrate-binding protein, which produces MNVKMKKKYILCAITSVAMCLLSFGIHILTRSEDRSLKVGFIFVGDEITPYTENFIKAQNHVVSVFGDKIECVTKYNVTEDQIEPPLEELVNEKCDYIIAASYGYGPVVKDMAALHPEIEFCVPTGDNANDEPVLPNYHNCYGTIYQGRYICGVIAGEKLKEMIESKVISAEEAKVGYVAAFPFPEVISGYTAFYLGVQSVVPEATMLVKYTDTWSNYSLEKQIAVELIDEGCVVISQHSDTKGPAVACENSKRAVPAYHVGYSQSMTDIAPTRSLVSCSVDYSYYFEQSINALLHGKKIEDCIDGKVYGQDAMAGIEKGWVRILDINYEFLPKNVDSIVKSVSSKIEKNDIAIFSGNFTGTDPFDSSKKIDLRTPFIENEKSSSPAFCYVLDDVIKVLP; this is translated from the coding sequence ATGAATGTAAAAATGAAAAAAAAATATATTTTGTGCGCAATTACTTCTGTTGCAATGTGCCTGCTTTCTTTTGGAATTCATATTTTGACACGTTCCGAAGATAGAAGCCTGAAAGTTGGTTTTATTTTTGTAGGCGATGAAATAACTCCTTATACAGAAAATTTTATAAAGGCACAAAATCACGTTGTTTCGGTTTTTGGCGACAAAATTGAGTGCGTTACTAAGTACAATGTTACGGAAGACCAGATTGAACCTCCTCTTGAAGAGCTCGTAAACGAAAAGTGTGATTACATAATTGCCGCGAGTTATGGTTACGGTCCGGTTGTAAAAGATATGGCGGCACTTCATCCAGAAATTGAATTTTGCGTGCCGACTGGCGACAATGCAAATGATGAGCCAGTTCTTCCAAATTATCATAACTGTTATGGAACGATTTATCAGGGGCGCTATATTTGCGGCGTGATTGCCGGAGAAAAACTGAAGGAAATGATTGAATCGAAAGTTATAAGCGCAGAAGAGGCAAAAGTCGGTTACGTTGCGGCTTTTCCGTTTCCAGAAGTTATTTCTGGTTATACGGCTTTTTATCTTGGAGTTCAGTCGGTTGTTCCAGAAGCGACAATGCTCGTAAAATATACAGACACCTGGTCAAATTATTCTTTGGAAAAGCAGATTGCCGTAGAATTGATTGATGAAGGTTGCGTTGTAATTTCTCAGCATTCTGACACAAAAGGTCCTGCTGTTGCCTGTGAAAATTCAAAAAGAGCGGTTCCTGCCTATCACGTCGGATATAGCCAAAGTATGACCGATATTGCTCCGACACGTTCTTTGGTCAGCTGTTCAGTTGATTATTCTTACTATTTTGAGCAGTCAATAAATGCTCTTTTGCATGGTAAAAAAATTGAAGATTGCATTGACGGCAAGGTTTACGGTCAGGACGCAATGGCAGGAATCGAAAAAGGCTGGGTCCGCATTCTGGACATAAACTATGAATTTTTGCCGAAAAATGTTGATTCGATCGTAAAATCTGTTAGCAGCAAAATTGAAAAAAATGATATTGCAATTTTTTCTGGAAATTTTACAGGAACTGATCCGTTTGACAGTTCCAAAAAAATTGACTTAAGGACACCTTTTATCGAAAATGAAAAATCTTCATCACCAGCTTTTTGTTATGTCCTCGATGATGTAATCAAGGTTTTGCCTTAA